The DNA window AGCAGAGCAATTGAAGGATGTCGACTGCAGCAAGCTCGAGCTCTTCAACGTCGTCATCTTTCTATCATGCTCCAAAAGCTGATCATTGCGATATTATGGATCGAAAATTGATGCACGGGCTTCATCTTTTACACAGTTGATCTGCACGGACTGACCAAGACCATTGCAGCcttttttgactttttctaCGGGCTGACGATGGACAGGGTTGGGATATAAAGTTGCGACAGTGCCATGTTGAGCGCTGCAGCACAGCACGGGCTTGAATCAAGACCTGCTTCATCCATTGGGCGCTCTAGACAGGATGAATCGCTCCATCCATCACTCAAGAGAACTCGAAACTTGCAAATTTCGGtgaacagctgctgcagacagGCCAGCCACACCACATGACAGGCGGTGCTGGGATATCCATGCTGCCTTGCAGTGCCGGCTGTCAATGCTCCATTCCAGGCACTGTCCAGACAGCACATGTGCCTGTTAAAAGCCGAACAGACGTGCATTGCATCGGTAGCGCCCCGCTTGGCCTGACGGATGCACTGGCGACTGGACGGATACGGAGCTGaaggctggcggtggcgTCGCCTCCAGCAAGGTTGCAGGTTTCCCCGCAAGAGTTGCTGCTTCAAACCACCGTCCCGATCGCGACAATTCACACCGTCCTGGCGCAGGGCCCTCGCCGTCTCACAGTCCCTGGCCGCTGCGAGCGCAAACACTGTGGAGCTTGGTCATGACGAATCTCTGCTCTGTCTGACTGAAAGGCAAATCAGCAGCGCTGCTCTCATACCCACAGGCGGCGCCGCCGGCATGTCTCCTTGCTGCCCATGGCCCTCGCGGCAAGGTTCCTCGCTACGGCAGGCTTGCGGGCGAGCGACTTCACCTCGGAATTATGGTACGAGAGTTCGGTAGTAGTATCGACTTGCCTGTGGAACCGGCACCGACTTCCTGCGGTgaagctgcctcttcttccttgaaTCCTCCTGCTCCATGCTCCCAGTGCACCCGCgcctctgctgccatcaATTTGCATCTTGCAAGCAGTGCGCAGCTCCCCGACCTGCATCTACATCGACGCCGTGTcccagcatctccatctccatctagCCCGCCATCATTGGCGCGCGACGCCTATCTGATAGACTTACGTCATAAACATTATCCATCATGGCTGACGGCATCGCTCCAGCGGTTGACAAAGGTACGTGTGTTGTGTCGCTGTATATGCGATTGGGTGTGACCCGCGTCGCGTGTGGTTTTGCGCATCCTTGATTCATCATAGTTTAACCCAATTGATCCTCTTTGTTGGGAAAATGCCCTTCCCTTCCGCCATGCGCTTCAAACGCGGCCACTGCTTTGTCATGTACAGCGACGGGAAGCCTTCTTGCtgacagcttcatcaacagTTGGCGCGCCTGAGCCTACAGCTCCCGAGGCCCTCGCTGGGGCTCCGACTTTGGACACAGCCAAGCCAGAAGTCTCTGAGAACCCCCCAGCTCAAACTGAACCCGCCAAAGAGCTTCCGATCGTTGGTGAAACAAAAGGACCTGAAGAGGCGAAGCCGTCGACGGAGCCCTTCAACGTCGTTGATGCTTTCAAACGCGCCCACCAGATTCCACGACCCGTCGAGGTCCAATCTGTTCCCGAGACTCCCGCCAATCAATCGGTGAATGGATCACCAAAACCAGAGTTAAATATCCCCATGGAGACGGGGGAGTCTCCAAAGCCACAAGAAGAGCCCGTGGTAATCACCGGCGTTGAAGAGCCGCTGCCAACTCCTGCAGCATCTGTTCCCAACAGCGACAATGGCCCTGATTCCATTGTCGACAAGCCTGTGACTCCAAATGGCGACTCAAAGACGGCCGAGATGGCAGGCGCTCTCCAAACCGGCAATGACGATGACAAGTCTGATGTGTCAGAGATTGTCATCGGAGAGAAGCGCAAACTAGCCGAGGGCCCAGCTGAtgttcctgctgctgcttccgACAAGGAAGACTCCGACGAGAGCGAGCCGGCGGataaaaaggccaagattgacgatggcgaggcgAGCTCCAACGGCGGAGCTCCGAGGAAGCCGGGCCGTCCTAAGAAGAACGacaacaaggaaaagaagaccGCTCCCCCTCCGGCAGTGGGGAAGACGGCGCGCAAGACTCGGAGTCAGGGGCCAGTGGAGGTCTGAAAGGCGACGGCTGAAACAACGACTTCACGTTCCTTCTTATTTCCCCTGTCTTCTATGTTTTCTCTTTGGCTCTCTTTCCTTGATCGATGCTTAACGCCACTTGTTTTTAGTGCCAAAATGGATCCAGGCCCACGGTGATACGGCGAAAAATGGTTCGCTTGATTGATGGGTgttgaatttttttcttgtgtCATGGGTGGTCGCTGTATATTTGCCCAAGCTAACTAAAATGGTTTGCCCCTTGTATGGCATGATGCGGCTTATGTTCAATGTTGTATGTCTTTTGTAACTGTTTGGCTTTCCAAATGTTTGTTGAATGCATTCGCGCTGTAAGTAGTGGAGCTTGATAACATACGAGGCTTTAGCAGTTATAGTAAGCGATTCTGGTCTACTTAAGATTCTGCATGGCCAATACTTTGATGTGAATTTGTCCGATCTTGGATTCGCCTGGCTGCATTACTAAAAGTCAGTCTATTATTGATAAGGGACAAAGTAAGCCATCTATATATCTATATGGAAAACTCTGTCCATCTTGAAGAAAGGAATTTCGCCGATAGGAGTAGCCACCAAATACATGTTGGGAGCAACAGTGGCGAGTTTCACGGCCATTAATCTGCAACTATATTTGCCATTTCGCGCATTATTAGCATACCAATGACTATCCGATTCCCATATAAACGTGTATTTTCGTTTTGCGCTTCTTATTTCTGTTCCTAGCACCCTTATGTGGATGGGCGAAGCAGTATCTCTCGGCCTTAACGAGAAGAGCCCCATTAGGATTACGAAACGATGGCCTTGATAGGAATTACTTGTGAATTATAGGAATTACTTAACCATGCTGTAATAaatggatacatgtacttcaCGAGAAGATAGGTATAGATTCATACCCCAGATGCGTGACGCGTATCTATCTTTTACATGCACTGACTCATTATGCGTTTAAACTTTCCATGAGGTTGTCCACACTTTGTGCGGATATTCCCACCAAAGACTATAGTATGTAGCATGTACACGATAAAACTAACGTCCTCTTGGCTTTATGATTCGTATCGAGTTCCTTATCCACCACCAGTTTAAAGTATATCTGAACCAGCGTGGCGCATATATACCATCTTGACCCGTATAAACTCCGCTACAAACAAGTGTATGGATGTCGTACACGAGTACCTAATGTATAACCAGCCACTGCGACTATACTTGTAATTTACAAGATGGAACCGAAGCTCAAAGGGCTTCGACAGCCTCAAACTCAAAACGATTCCTGATGGATGCCACCTACCTACGTATATAACGCATCAACTCCCCTATTCACCAgttctcatcttccaactCCAACACCGCGGTCCAGTTTCGAAAACCACGCTCATCAGGCACTTCTCTCacagacaaaaagaagctgaacAAATAAAATCTCCAACATCTCACAGCAGACCAGCATCAATAAGCAAAATGCGTCTCCGCATGTCCCTCCTCCGCATCCCCCTCCTCCGCATGTCCCTCCTCCTCACCgccctcctcatcatccCTTCCCTCGCCGGCATCCTCCCCCCGTCAAGTCAAGCCGCCATGGTTCTTCAACACCGGCAGCATGGCCAAAAAGCCCTGGACCCTCCGCGGCATGGACGAGATCGAGCGCGCCCTCACAAACATCACAAACGTCTTCCCCTACGACTGCCGCTGCAACAACCAGTACGCCAACGACGACATCGAGCGCTGCCCGCCCCTGGAGAAGATCTCGCACATCCAGCTCGGGCGCTGCTACACCACGAGGGCGGCGTCGGTGTCGCTGCGCGTCTGGGACACGAGGCTGGGCGTGACGCAGTACGTCGAGTGCAGGGCCTACTGGCACGGCGGCTGCAAGGGCATTTCCTCTGCGCCGCTGGTGTTTGAGGAGAATTTCCAGTGCCGCGACATGGTGGAGCGGTATAGCAATCGAGGGCGGTTCAGGTCGCTCATGTGTGTGAATCTTGTGCGGCAGCAGCCGTGGCCGGAAGATGTTCAGCAGcgtcgatgatggcagcgaaGAGAGTATGTGATGTCAAGGGTTGGGAATATACTGGCCAAGAGAATGGCAGGGTGGGTTAAGGTTATAAAAATGCAGATGGAATCTTACGCTTTGAGCACATGGCTCCTATTAATTGTTGGATATATGGTTATATCACTACAAAAATCGCGTTGTTATATCTGCTTATACTGGAGTTGCCTGTTACGGTTggttatttctttttgctgtttccactacatgtactgttATCACATGTATTACTTCTACAGGATACACGTATGTAATACACTGGGGGTCTTTTATATAgttatagtatatataatctaTTACTATGGTTCCTACTcgtgtgtatatatattgtTCTATTCTGCGGTCCAAAACATCAACCCAACACCGCTCCCCCCCTGTTCTCCCCGGACAGACGGACAATAAAAACAGTCCTTGGTGGAGTGATGCCTCCACACATAAATGGCTCGCCGCGGGACTCAATGCAGGGGCTTGCACGCTGTCGCTGGGATCAGACTCAGGGGAAGAATTGAACTGGAGACTTGTGGTATTGACAGCTGTATGGCATGCCTGCACTGCACGCTGCTGGGACTTGATGCGCGCAATCCCATCACTGCCGATTCCAGTCACAAGATTCAAACTTTGCTCGTATCGACTCCATTTCAGCTCGCAACAAAACGGAGGCCTCTATGCCGAGCGTATATGGGACTGACGAGAATACGACGCACTGATGAAGTTGTTCCCAGCGGGTTAACTGTATTGAAAGCAATTGAAAGCAGTGATTGCTTACACGCAGACAAGAAGCAAGCTGCAAGGAAATGACGGACAAATACTGTAGGTACTGAAGATGATATCTTCAGTGCCAGGGTCAACTTTGTAGATGCTAGTAATGGACTAGAGCCGTTGAGGGCCATGCAGGGATTGTAAGCCCCAATTTGGACTCGACGACCGCGATAACCGTATCGACAAGGAGCTATGCATAAACGACCGTCTGCATGTTTTATTACATACGAGGCACACGAGTCTATATTTAACAACGTGCAGATGTTGATGCCATCATTGCCTTTGGAAGGGTATGTGAACCGATGAACACGTagtatcagcagcagatgccacCATCCATTCACCAACCGAGCAGTCAACCAAGACACAAGGCCGGGGTATGGGCGATCGTCACCATGTGGCGAAGCACAGATCGGCTACAGCCGCCCAGCTCGTGGCCCTGCCGCCGTTAGACCCGAGAATTCTGCGTGCTTATAGGCCATCTTTGCGCTGAGGTGAGAGCCAAGGAATAATTATAGATGCTGTACTGTAGGTCTTGCTGCAGCGTCTTGTTTGATTCATCGTGAAAGGCAAAAAATGGCCACGAAAAGCGAGGGCGATTCCCACGGCTTGGCTCGAGTCTTCCGATCGAGATGCTGGTTGCACCGAGGGCGGTTACGAGTGTCGATCGCGGACATGGTGGCGAAAACAGCAACTTGTCAGGCATTTTGCGCACTCATCCCAGCGAGGATCACTCAGAGGCCACCCCGCCGCAGCGGTCATCTGTAGAGCCGGCACGAAGGCATTCCGAGTTGACTGACCTGCATTTCCCTGACAGCAGTAAGCAAGAGCTGAAATAGATTGTTGGTACAGAATGATGGACGCAGCATTCACCAAGTAtgagatgatgcagataAAAATAACCTACACTTTTGAGGTTGAACGCCAGAATCCGACTGGTCACTGAGAATGTCACCAAGCCAATGCAGCTGAGAGAGCTAAGTCGCGGTTGGTGCGGGACCCTAACGTGGCAGTAGTGCAGAGTTTATCTTCGGGCAAGTTCAGCGCCTTGACAATTCCAAGCGTCTGTTGGTCCATCTGCAGTGCAGGTGCCCAAGCGCTTCTAGGAGCAACTGCACCGCACGGGATTTTTGCAGCTGCCACGCCTCGTGTCCTGCTGATTTTCCTAGCAGCGCTACAAGCATCTTAGTGAGAATGCCACGGCTCGTATTCACTCACTCGTGCCAGCTGCCCGTTTATCCCTCCCGCCCCACCCCGCCGGTGCCTGGCATCAAACAGCCACCGCCGGCAGGGAACCACTCGATGCTAAAACAGCAGCCAGGGCGCTAACGCTGCAGTGGCTTTAAGGGGTCGCAAAAATAGCAACGCTGCAACCTCTGCACGCCTTTTTTTGCGAGTAGGGCCCGTTCTAGTGGCCACCGCGGCCAGAGGGGCGCTGGAGACGAGCCCACAAGGGGCAACGCCGACAGGGGTCGAGGCCAATGGCGTCGTCTTGGCCGTTGTGCGCAACTCGTCCACTTGGGCCAAGCgcaaaacaaagcaaagggAAGGCAAATGTCTGCTGAAACAAAGGGCTCCAGTTTTCCAATCAAGTCAGCAAAGCTGGGCCGAGTGTTTCTTGCTTGAGGTGCGTGGAACGTGTAAAGAGGCCACCGATGTTGTAGCGCATTGAGTGTCTTGTTGCGCCTGTAATGCTGGTGGTTGTTGGTCCCTACAGCTAGCGCAGTACCCCAAGGGTACGGTGTGCTGCAGCGCTCATCACCCGACGCCCACGTATCTCGGGGTACTGCGTCGCTATCGATTGACATCCCGGGACTGACACATGCGTGAccaccttcttttttctctcttctcttgcagACTCCAAGATTTCCTCGACGACTGCTTCACTTGGACCCGAATCTCCATCTTTTTGGGACTCCAGCAGCCACCGGCGGACCCTCCCTGCACAACTGTCTCGCTTCTCCATCCCCGAGCTTGGGCCCCGATGCCATCTGTGATCCTCAACGCTGCCAAAGCCGCGGGCAGACCATCCCCATCCAGGAATCGAGCCCATCCCAGTCAGGTTCCCTCTTTTCCTGCTCACCTGTCCACTCGAAACCCCATCCGATGACCCCTGGTCCAGCCgagcttttcctctttgtttCGGCGTCcttcgtttttttcttcttcatccaaatGCCCGGCTCATCTGCGATTCACTAGCGGAGAGCGTCCCTCGTTTTGTTGTCTTGTATAACGGCGCCGGTGCCTTGGCCTCTGTATTctttcatcctcctccttcgTTTTTCCTTTTACTCTCGttttctctcgctgctcGCTACTCGATTTAGCGACTTGGGACGGACAGGCATCATTCGAAGCGAAATTTCCCCTGACATCACGCTGGTGACGCAACTCTCTCGGATTGCGCAACTGCTGGTCGGCGCCCTCGACGCGTTCCTCCACCAGCCCTCGGGCTCTTGATTGAGCAACGACTGGCCGCGGATTCTACTGCTCGGCGCAAAAAGTCTCCTGCAGAATTGATTCGAGCGCTTCCACTGCGTGGGAGAAACACTCGACAGGCATCGAATTGCGCCTTGTGCTCGCCCACTACTACTGTCGTCTGATTTTGATCAATTTACAACTCTCTCTGCCCTAGACGGGCACACGCCTGCAACATGACCTTCCAGGAGCCCATCTGGCAATGGCTTCGGGCGCGCGACGACAACGAAACTCCCGCAGAAGAGCTTCTGAATCTGCTCAAAGATCCCTTCTCAGGCACAGTCAGTTAAAATCGCTTCGCGGGCATGGCGCCTGCAGGCCCAAGCCTCTCTTTGTTGTCTTTTACGCTGTCTAACATTTCCTTCTTGCAGCTCGCATCAGCTTCCGTGTACTCTGCGCTGGGTACTTCTCTCGGCTTCACGGCCATCGTCGCCCTGTTGTTCTCTTTCCTAAGACCCTACAACCAGGCCGTCTACGCCCCAAAGCTAAAGCATGCCGACGAAAAGCACGCTCCGCCGCCTCTGGGCAAGAAGCCATGGTCATGGGTCCTCCCCTTGATGAGCACGCACGAGGAAAAGCTGATGCAGCAGATTGGCATGGACgccaccatcttcttgcgCGTTATGCGCATGTGTCGCAACATCTTTGTGATCCTCGCTGTCGTTGGCGTCAGTGTTCTCATTCCCGTTCATTACAAAATGTCCACACCAGATTCAAACACTGTCCAAGACTCGACCAGTTGGATCTTGCAAATCACGCCCTTGAATGTCTGGGGTCGCCCTTTGTGGGTCCAGGTCGTCATTGCTTGGGTCTTTGATATTGtcgtctgcttcttcctttggtGGAACTACCGCAGAATCACGCAGCTTCGTCGCAAGTATTTTGAGAGTGAAGACTACCAAAACAGTCTGCACTCGCGAACGCTCATGGTAAGCCCTGCCGATATTTAACATTGCGGTTCCATACTGCCCTTCCTTCCCAAGGTTACAGCAAGTGGCTAATCGTTTGCCTCAATCAAACAGCTGTATGATATTCCCAAGCAAGGATGTTCTGATGAGGGTATCGCGCGTATCATTGATGGCGTCGCTCCCAACTCGTCTTTCGCGCGAACTGCCATTGCCCGAAACGTCAAGGATCTTCCCGACCTCATTGCGGCGCACGACCGAGCTGTTCGTAAATTGGAAAAAGTACTGGCCATCTACCTCAAGAACCCCAATAACCTGCCACCGCGGCCAACTTGCAAGCCCTCCAAGAAGGATCGTTCGTATGGAACCTACCCCAAGGGTCAGCGACTAGACGCCATTGAGTACTACACTCAGCGAATTCGAGAACTCGAAGTAGAAGTCAAAGAGGTTCGTGCCAGTGTTGACAAGCGAAGCTCCATGCCTTTTGGCTTTGCCAGTTACTCAGAGGTCGCCGAGGCGCATGAGATTGCCTACATCACCCGCCGGAAGAAGCCCCATGGCACGACAATTAAGCTGGCGCCCAAGCCCATCGACATCATCTGGCCGAATATGCCACTGTCTAGCTCCACTCGAAGTCGCCGGAGATGGTTCAACAGTCTCTGGATCATCCTTCTCACCTTTTTCTGGATTGCTCCCAACGCCATgatcgccatcttcctcgtcaactTGAGCAACCTCGGCAAGGTCTGGAAGGGATTTCAGAATTCTCTCGAGTCAGACACCAAATTCTGGGGCATTGTCCAGGGAATCGCCTCACCTGCCATCACATCTGGTGTCTATCTGGCTCTCCCCGTCATCTTCCGACGACTGTCTATCCGGGCAGGAGACAAGACCAAGACGGGACGTGAGAGACACGTCATGGCCAAGCTCTAttccttcttcgtcttcaacaatctcatcgtcttctccttcttcagcgtcATCTGGTCTTTTGTGGTTTCCGTCATCAACGACGCTGACAAGGGCGAGAATGCGTGGGATGCGATTATCAAGGAGGATCTTGCTGCCAGTATTTTCATTGCCTTTTGCAGAAACAGCCCATTCTGGATCACCTATCTCCTGCAGCGACAGCTTGGTGCCGCCATCGATCTCGCTCAAATGTGGCCGCTGATCAATGCATTCTTCACAAAGACCTTTTCTAGCCCCACGCCCCGAGAGCTCATTGAATTGACGGCGCCGCCGGCGTTTGACTATGCCagctattactgctatttCCTGTACTACTCGACAGTCACGCTGTGCTTCGCGGGCATCCAGCCACTCGTCCTCATCGCAACGGCGCTGTATTTTACCATTGACTCTTTCCTCAAGAAGTATCTGATCTTGTACCGTTTCGTCACCAAAACGGAGTCGGGTGGTTTGTTCTGGCGAGTCATTTTTAAccgcttcatctttggcacCATCTTGTCCAACGGCGTCTTTTTGTTGACGTGCTGGGTTCGCGGAGACGGAACGCACCTTCAATTTTTCTGCGTGTGCCCCCTGCCAGTcctcttgatcttcttcaagatttACTGTGGAAATGCCTATGACGACCGGATGCGATACTACAAGACAAGAGGGGCAATTAGACAGGATGGCCAGAATGCTGCGCAAAAGGAGAACAATCTCCGAAACGAGAAGCTTGCCAGCCGATTCGGTCACCCAGCTCTGTACAAGCCACTCATCACCCCCATGGTTCACCAGAAGGCGCAAAATCTGCTTCCGTCCGTTT is part of the Trichoderma atroviride chromosome 1, complete sequence genome and encodes:
- a CDS encoding uncharacterized protein (EggNog:ENOG41) is translated as MADGIAPAVDKVGAPEPTAPEALAGAPTLDTAKPEVSENPPAQTEPAKELPIVGETKGPEEAKPSTEPFNVVDAFKRAHQIPRPVEVQSVPETPANQSVNGSPKPELNIPMETGESPKPQEEPVVITGVEEPLPTPAASVPNSDNGPDSIVDKPVTPNGDSKTAEMAGALQTGNDDDKSDVSEIVIGEKRKLAEGPADVPAAASDKEDSDESEPADKKAKIDDGEASSNGGAPRKPGRPKKNDNKEKKTAPPPAVGKTARKTRSQGPVEV
- a CDS encoding uncharacterized protein (TransMembrane:9 (n4-15c26/27o36-52i113-130o160-182i389-412o432-456i477-501o594-621i642-664o676-695i)~SECRETED:SignalP(1-26)) — translated: MTFQEPIWQWLRARDDNETPAEELLNLLKDPFSGTLASASVYSALGTSLGFTAIVALLFSFLRPYNQAVYAPKLKHADEKHAPPPLGKKPWSWVLPLMSTHEEKLMQQIGMDATIFLRVMRMCRNIFVILAVVGVSVLIPVHYKMSTPDSNTVQDSTSWILQITPLNVWGRPLWVQVVIAWVFDIVVCFFLWWNYRRITQLRRKYFESEDYQNSLHSRTLMLYDIPKQGCSDEGIARIIDGVAPNSSFARTAIARNVKDLPDLIAAHDRAVRKLEKVLAIYLKNPNNLPPRPTCKPSKKDRSYGTYPKGQRLDAIEYYTQRIRELEVEVKEVRASVDKRSSMPFGFASYSEVAEAHEIAYITRRKKPHGTTIKLAPKPIDIIWPNMPLSSSTRSRRRWFNSLWIILLTFFWIAPNAMIAIFLVNLSNLGKVWKGFQNSLESDTKFWGIVQGIASPAITSGVYLALPVIFRRLSIRAGDKTKTGRERHVMAKLYSFFVFNNLIVFSFFSVIWSFVVSVINDADKGENAWDAIIKEDLAASIFIAFCRNSPFWITYLLQRQLGAAIDLAQMWPLINAFFTKTFSSPTPRELIELTAPPAFDYASYYCYFLYYSTVTLCFAGIQPLVLIATALYFTIDSFLKKYLILYRFVTKTESGGLFWRVIFNRFIFGTILSNGVFLLTCWVRGDGTHLQFFCVCPLPVLLIFFKIYCGNAYDDRMRYYKTRGAIRQDGQNAAQKENNLRNEKLASRFGHPALYKPLITPMVHQKAQNLLPSVYSGRLTDGRDVGPAGDLMSVSGYSDMYALNSMQGGKPGKAADGVPGFEYVSESQMDFEYYKNRAEFTEEHGGGEIYGKELDGYRPGTPGSLDSGSRPGTPSNRHATPFSPANVRLPPPHETAYRPSPYGEDSINRHRSPLYSQENSSSSGLVHNAVGPAMAPPMSYRNVSHERSQSPALEKPFGGYQEVPLDRARSPAVGSPAQTPGVGIGGPRGYAGVPQYEDAETPEADPMQYNYFRGGSKSSKPPGQGW
- a CDS encoding uncharacterized protein (TransMembrane:9 (o41-62i126-143o173-195i402-425o445-469i490-514o607-634i655-677o689-708i)), whose product is MAPAGPSLSLLSFTLSNISFLQLASASVYSALGTSLGFTAIVALLFSFLRPYNQAVYAPKLKHADEKHAPPPLGKKPWSWVLPLMSTHEEKLMQQIGMDATIFLRVMRMCRNIFVILAVVGVSVLIPVHYKMSTPDSNTVQDSTSWILQITPLNVWGRPLWVQVVIAWVFDIVVCFFLWWNYRRITQLRRKYFESEDYQNSLHSRTLMLYDIPKQGCSDEGIARIIDGVAPNSSFARTAIARNVKDLPDLIAAHDRAVRKLEKVLAIYLKNPNNLPPRPTCKPSKKDRSYGTYPKGQRLDAIEYYTQRIRELEVEVKEVRASVDKRSSMPFGFASYSEVAEAHEIAYITRRKKPHGTTIKLAPKPIDIIWPNMPLSSSTRSRRRWFNSLWIILLTFFWIAPNAMIAIFLVNLSNLGKVWKGFQNSLESDTKFWGIVQGIASPAITSGVYLALPVIFRRLSIRAGDKTKTGRERHVMAKLYSFFVFNNLIVFSFFSVIWSFVVSVINDADKGENAWDAIIKEDLAASIFIAFCRNSPFWITYLLQRQLGAAIDLAQMWPLINAFFTKTFSSPTPRELIELTAPPAFDYASYYCYFLYYSTVTLCFAGIQPLVLIATALYFTIDSFLKKYLILYRFVTKTESGGLFWRVIFNRFIFGTILSNGVFLLTCWVRGDGTHLQFFCVCPLPVLLIFFKIYCGNAYDDRMRYYKTRGAIRQDGQNAAQKENNLRNEKLASRFGHPALYKPLITPMVHQKAQNLLPSVYSGRLTDGRDVGPAGDLMSVSGYSDMYALNSMQGGKPGKAADGVPGFEYVSESQMDFEYYKNRAEFTEEHGGGEIYGKELDGYRPGTPGSLDSGSRPGTPSNRHATPFSPANVRLPPPHETAYRPSPYGEDSINRHRSPLYSQENSSSSGLVHNAVGPAMAPPMSYRNVSHERSQSPALEKPFGGYQEVPLDRARSPAVGSPAQTPGVGIGGPRGYAGVPQYEDAETPEADPMQYNYFRGGSKSSKPPGQGW